From the Primulina tabacum isolate GXHZ01 chromosome 3, ASM2559414v2, whole genome shotgun sequence genome, one window contains:
- the LOC142538690 gene encoding uncharacterized protein LOC142538690, with product MPPRHSPSTDRQDDIPKGDRATPPPPPGDPATQLLEGIARLMEQFRRLNPKEFGGTTDPFVAEGWIRSLELNFEYLQIRDGDRARCAIYMLRDDASLSWEGAAHAVDVATLTWARFKEMFFGKYFPAEVRGRLTREFMSLLQGDLSMEELIRKFDRGFHFVAMIARDVAQKLRHFLDGLRPTLRREVMMMRLEGYDEATACAFQAEQEGHKAVDCPKNKGPTTGQSYVMHAEEAEAGPKTLLITDNPYA from the exons atgcctcccagacatTCTCCCAGTACCGACAGGCAGGATGATATTCCTAAGGGAGACAGGGCcactccaccaccaccaccagggGATCCAGCTACCCAATTACTTGAGGGGATAGCGAGGCTTATGGAGCAG ttccgtcggcttaacccgaaggagttcgggggtaccaCTGATCCATTTgtggcagagggatggattaggtCTCTGGAGTTGAATTTTGAGTACCTACAGATAAGAGATGGGGACCGGGCCAGGTGCgccatttatatgctgaggGATGACGCGTCCCTTTCGTGGGAGGGAGCTGCACATGCAGTGGATGTGGCTACTCTCACTTGGGCCAGATTTAAAGAGATGTTTTTTGGGAAGTATTTTCCAGCTGAAGTCAGGGGCCGCTTgacgagggagttcatgagtctcctcCAGGGGGACTTATCTATGGAAGAGTTAATCCGCAAGTTCGACAGGGGCTTCCATTTTGTGGCCATGATAGCGAGAGATGTCGctcagaagctgaggcatttcttaGACGGACTGAGACCTACCCTTCGCCGGGAAGTCATGATGATGAGGCTAGAAggttatgatgaggccaccgcCTGTGCTTTTCAGGCGGAGCAG GAGGGCCACAAAGCTGTGGATTGCCCTAAGAACAAGGGCCCAACTACTGGCCAAagttatgtgatgcatgccgaggaggccgaGGCAGGGCCCAAAACGTTGTTGATTACTGACAACCCTTATGCTTAA